The sequence GACCGCACCCGCGCCATCGTGCTGGTGACGCCGAACAACCCGACCGGCGCGATCTATCCCGCCGGGACGCTGCGCGCCTTCTACGACCTGGCGAAGCGCCGCGGCATCGCCCTGGTGCTGGACGAGACCTATATCGACTTCCTGCCGACCGACGCCCGGCCGCACGACCTGTTCGAGGATCCGGACTGGGGCTCGACGGTGGTGCACCTCTACAGCTTCTCCAAGGTCTTCGCGATCACCGGGCACCGCGTCGGGTCCATCACCGCCGGGCCGGCGCTGATGGCGCAGGTCGAGAAGGCGATGGACTGCGTCGCCATCTGCGCGCCGCGGATCGGCCAGGAGGCGGCGCTGTTCGGCCTGGAGCGGCTGGGCGGCTGGGTGCAGGGCAACACCGCGTCGATGCGCGAGCGCGCGACCGTGTTCCGCGCCGCCCTGTCGCAGCTGCAGGGCTGGCGCCTGGTCAGCCTGGGCGCCTTCTTCGCCTATCTCGAGCATCCGTTCCCGAGCCGCGATGCCGTCGCGGTGGCCCGCGGCCTGGCGCTGGAGCACAATCTGCTGACCCTGCCGGGCAGCATGTTCGGGCCGGGGCAGGACCGGTTCCTGCGCGTCGCCTTCGCCAATGTCGGCAGCGACGCGGCCCCTGTCGTCGCGGACCGGCTGACGGCCGCCCTGGCGTCGTCATAAGAAAACACGAGGAGGTTTCATGACCCGCGAGATCTATCGCTATTCCCCGAGCCGGCGGACGCTCCTGAAGCTGTCCGCCGCCGGCGCCGCCCTGGCCACGGTCGGCCGCGCGCCCTTCGTGCATGCGCAGGAGCGCAGCATCAAGATCGGCACCTATGGCGGCTATTTCGAGGAGAGCTTCGGCAAGCACGTCTTCCCGGAGTTCACCAAGGCCAGCGGCATCAAGGTCGAGGGCGTCGGCGAGCCGACCGGCGAGGCCTGGCTGGTGCAGCTGCAGACCGCGGCCAATGCCGGCGAGGCCCCGGCCGACGTGTCGATGATGGCCCAGGTGGCCATGCTGCGCGGCATCAAGTCCGGTCTGTGGCAGGCGCTGG comes from Inquilinus sp. Marseille-Q2685 and encodes:
- a CDS encoding aminotransferase — translated: MTTLNPLLAAVAAPPIAEAQRWVEGRSFPADRPLIDLAQAVPGYAPPEALTAHLAERLRDPAVHRYTAILGLPELRAALAARFARYYGGAIGPQNLAITAGCNQAFCLAMAALARPGDQVVLPLPYYFNHRMWLDATGIEALHPAFRPDAGGVPDVDEVARLITDRTRAIVLVTPNNPTGAIYPAGTLRAFYDLAKRRGIALVLDETYIDFLPTDARPHDLFEDPDWGSTVVHLYSFSKVFAITGHRVGSITAGPALMAQVEKAMDCVAICAPRIGQEAALFGLERLGGWVQGNTASMRERATVFRAALSQLQGWRLVSLGAFFAYLEHPFPSRDAVAVARGLALEHNLLTLPGSMFGPGQDRFLRVAFANVGSDAAPVVADRLTAALASS